GCATTACAGCCAACAACACCAGCTGCAAGTATTGCAGCTAGCATCACTTTTAAGCCTTTTTTCATTTTCTGTCGTCCTTTCTGTATATCCATGGTGCTGTTAGTCTTGCCATAAATTCTACGATAAAATACAAGAGCAATGTCACCATGACAATAATTGCTGCAATACCAAATACACGAGCTGTTAAAAAGGATTTTGTTGCACGAGTAAGCATAACACCTAATCCCTCGCTCGCACCAAGCCACTCCCCGATAATTGCTCCCATCACGCTATATGTAACCGCAATTTTTAATCCAGAGAAAAAATATGGAAGCACGGCAGGGAATTTTACCTTCTGATAGATTTGCCATTTTGTCGCACGCATTGTTTGCAGCAACTTGAGCATGTTTTTATCTACTGTTTGAAAACCTTCTAAAATACTAAGAGCAATTGGAAAGAAACAAACAAGAATAACGACCATCACCTTTGGGAGCATTCCATATCCAAACCAAATAATAAATAGAGGGGCTAGTACGACAATCGGAATGGTTTGTGAAATAACGAGTAACGGATTAATTAACACACGAAATAACGGAATCACATCCATAATAATTGCAATACTCGTTCCAAGTAAAATCGCAAAGAATAATCCGATGATAACTTCTTGTAGTGTTTGCATTGTATTTGGCAACAATAAATCTTTCATTCCAATGAGTTCCTGTACAATAGTAGAAGGCTTGGGTAAAATCCACGGTTCAATTCGAAATAATGAAACAGATCCTTCCCATATAGAAATGAGAAGGATTAGCCAAATCATTGTAATTGTTATGTTAGATCGTTTCTGGTTTTTCATATTCATCACGGTACTTCCAAACTTTCTCATCAATCGTTACACCTGTACTTGGACGATAATGAATTTTAATAGAAGTAATAACCTCTTCTGCTCCAGCATCAACACAAGCTTGTTGTGCACGCTTAATGACATCAAGAAGCACGTCTAATTCTCCTTCTAGTGTTGTTTCCATCGCACCTACTTCATAACGAACACCCGATTGTTGTACGACTTCAATTGCTTTATCAACAACGGCATACACATCTTTCGTTTTTGCTTGTGGTACGACTGAAAATGAAATTGTAACTTGTTGTGACATCCGAAAATCCCCCTTGCAAAATATGTTCTGTAAAAAGAAAAGGCTTTCCTACAAAATACGTAGGAAAGCCTTGTATGCAAGTTATTATACAATAACATCTGCTTACATCACTTTAAGTAACTCCCTACGCTGGCATTATCCAGATCAGGTTGAGGGTCGATGCTTACTTACATCCTCTCAGCCAATTGGCTCCCCGGTCTTAATTCGTTTTCATTGTAGCATGATTTATTTTTTCAAACAAACAAATCTACATTTTTTCATAATATGATACCGCTCATAATCTATTGTTCATATATTTTATACTATATTTTCAAAGAAGCTGG
This sequence is a window from Bacillus pseudomycoides DSM 12442. Protein-coding genes within it:
- a CDS encoding ABC transporter permease, with protein sequence MNMKNQKRSNITITMIWLILLISIWEGSVSLFRIEPWILPKPSTIVQELIGMKDLLLPNTMQTLQEVIIGLFFAILLGTSIAIIMDVIPLFRVLINPLLVISQTIPIVVLAPLFIIWFGYGMLPKVMVVILVCFFPIALSILEGFQTVDKNMLKLLQTMRATKWQIYQKVKFPAVLPYFFSGLKIAVTYSVMGAIIGEWLGASEGLGVMLTRATKSFLTARVFGIAAIIVMVTLLLYFIVEFMARLTAPWIYRKDDRK
- a CDS encoding MTH1187 family thiamine-binding protein; amino-acid sequence: MSQQVTISFSVVPQAKTKDVYAVVDKAIEVVQQSGVRYEVGAMETTLEGELDVLLDVIKRAQQACVDAGAEEVITSIKIHYRPSTGVTIDEKVWKYRDEYEKPETI